Proteins encoded together in one Coffea arabica cultivar ET-39 chromosome 2c, Coffea Arabica ET-39 HiFi, whole genome shotgun sequence window:
- the LOC140003738 gene encoding peroxisomal membrane protein 13-like isoform X1: protein MVSNSPASAGSNPPAKPWERAGSSSGPAPFKPPSPGSTSDVVEASGTARPGEIVSTADRSASTVNANAVGRPMPSRPWEQQQQSYGGYGSSLNYSTGYGSGMHNSYGGLGSYGGLGGSYGSGLYGNNMYRGGYGGLYGGGMYGGGMYGGGYGMGSMGGMGGMGGMGAPYGDQDPNNPFGAPPSPPSFWVSLMRVMQGVVTFFGRVAILIDQNTQAFHMFVTALLQLFDRSGLLYGELARFVLRILGIRTKPKKGQPPGPRGLQGPHNPHGNQNYIEGPKAPPSGGWDNLWGDNTNN from the exons aTGGTTAGCAATTCGCCAGCATCAG CAGGTAGTAATCCTCCGGCGAAACCGTGGGAACGTGCCGGGTCGTCATCGGGCCCGGCGCCGTTTAAGCCACCGTCACCGGGTAGCACAAGTGATGTTGTGGAAGCTTCTGGAACAGCAAGGCCCGGTGAGATTGTTTCGACTGCGGATAGGAGTGCTTCAACTGTCAATGCAAATGCGGTGGGGCGGCCTATGCCCTCTAGGCCTTGGGAGCAGCAGCAGCAAAGTTACGGAG GTTATGGTTCCAGTTTAAATTACAGTACTGGTTACGGGAGTGGAATGCACAATTCGTATGGTGGTTTGGGGTCTTATGGTGGTTTAGGTGGGTCTTATGGCAGTGGCTTGTATGGAAACAACATGTATAGAGGAGGGTATGGAGGACTTTATGGAGGTGGCATGTATGGAGGGGGAATGTATGGTGGTGGTTATGGCATGGGCAGCATGGGTGGCATGGGCGGCATGGGTGGCATGGGTGCTCCATATGGTGACCAGGACCCTAACAATCCCTTTGGTGCTCCTCCTTCTCCACCAAGCTTTTGGGTTTCCTTAATGAGGGTG ATGCAAGGCGTCGTAACTTTCTTTGGACGAGTTGCAATATTAATTGACCAAAATACACAGGCATTTCACATGTTTGTGACGGCTCTTCTTCAG CTGTTTGATCGCTCTGGGTTATTATATGGGGAGCTTGCTAGATTTGTTCTAAGAATATTGGGAATTCGAACAAAGCCAAAAAAAGGTCAACCCCCTGGTCCTCGTGGGCTTCAAGGTCCACATAATCCCCATGGGAACCAAAACTATATTGAGGGACCCAAGGCTCCTCCAAGTGGTGGCTGGGATAATCTATGGGGAGATAACACAAACAATTAA
- the LOC113727424 gene encoding F-box/LRR-repeat protein 12: protein MENCYEDCLTSIMQLPDDCLYFIFHWLDSASDRESFGLTCHRWLQIQNSSRRRLQFQCSFTKLDIPSISQSSMKIDAFYLHRLLNRFQKLHYLSLSGCIEMPDFGLRQLLNYGSQLQTLHLHCCFGITDHGISLVASGCPSLTTISLYRCNVTDIGLKTLSESCLALKDVDLSYCSLISDQGIRALAKNCRHLRAVCMTNCRSVTGVGFMGCSQSLTFLEANGCKLEPGGIMAIVSGGGLEYLNLSCLWWCIGRDGLTAIGAGFATKLKVLDFRSCRTIGDNSIIAIAKGCPLLQEWNLALCHEITRAGWEAIGVNCHHLEKLHVNRCRNLCDEGLQALRYGCKKLSVLYMSISKSCNISSTALEIFRCSRGNVKILEEEVMSIAPDSAFHIC, encoded by the coding sequence ATGGAGAATTGTTACGAAGATTGTCTGACCTCTATTATGCAACTTCCTGATGATTGcttgtattttatttttcactGGCTTGACTCTGCCTCTGATCGGGAATCTTTTGGATTAACTTGTCATCGATGGCTTCAGATTCAAAACTCAAGTCGTCGAAGATTACAGTTCCAATGCTCATTCACTAAACTTGATATTCCCTCCATATCTCAAAGTAGCATGAAAATTGATGCCTTTTATCTACATAGGTTGCTTAACCGCTTCCAGAAGCTGCACTATTTGTCTCTATCTGGTTGCATTGAGATGCCTGATTTTGGTTTGAGACAGTTGCTAAATTATGGGTCCCAGCTTCAGACTCTTCATTTACACTGTTGTTTTGGAATAACTGATCATGGAATTTCCTTGGTTGCCTCTGGATGTCCTTCTTTGACAACTATTAGTCTTTATCGCTGCAATGTTACTGATATTGGGTTAAAGACCTTATCTGAATCTTGCTTGGCCTTAAAAGATGTGGATCTGTCATATTGTTCACTTATATCTGACCAGGGTATAAGAGCCCTTGCCAAGAATTGCCGTCACCTTCGTGCTGTCTGTATGACTAACTGTAGAAGTGTCACTGGTGTTGGCTTTATGGGCTGTTCACAGAGTTTGACTTTTCTAGAGGCCAATGGTTGTAAGCTAGAGCCAGGAGGAATCATGGCTATTGTGAGTGGCGGTGGACTTGAATATTTGAATCTTTCATGCCTGTGGTGGTGCATTGGTAGAGATGGTTTGACAGCAATTGGTGCTGGATTTGCAACTAAGCTGAAGGTACTTGATTTTCGATCTTGCAGAACTATTGGCGACAATTCTATCATTGCAATTGCAAAGGGATGCCCTTTGCTCCAAGAATGGAACCTGGCATTATGTCATGAGATCACGAGAGCTGGTTGGGAAGCAATTGGTGTAAATTGTCATCACTTGGAGAAGCTTCATGTCAATCGTTGTCGTAATTTATGTGATGAAGGATTGCAGGCCTTGAGGTATGGCTGCAAAAAACTCTCTGTTCTTTATATGAGTATCAGTAAATCCTGCAATATCAGTTCCACAGCGCTGGAGATTTTCAGATGTTCAAGAGGTAATGTCAAAATCCTAGAAGAAGAAGTAATGTCTATTGCTCCTGACTCTGCCTTCCATATATGTTAA
- the LOC140003738 gene encoding peroxisomal membrane protein 13-like isoform X2 codes for MVSNSPASGSNPPAKPWERAGSSSGPAPFKPPSPGSTSDVVEASGTARPGEIVSTADRSASTVNANAVGRPMPSRPWEQQQQSYGGYGSSLNYSTGYGSGMHNSYGGLGSYGGLGGSYGSGLYGNNMYRGGYGGLYGGGMYGGGMYGGGYGMGSMGGMGGMGGMGAPYGDQDPNNPFGAPPSPPSFWVSLMRVMQGVVTFFGRVAILIDQNTQAFHMFVTALLQLFDRSGLLYGELARFVLRILGIRTKPKKGQPPGPRGLQGPHNPHGNQNYIEGPKAPPSGGWDNLWGDNTNN; via the exons aTGGTTAGCAATTCGCCAGCATCAG GTAGTAATCCTCCGGCGAAACCGTGGGAACGTGCCGGGTCGTCATCGGGCCCGGCGCCGTTTAAGCCACCGTCACCGGGTAGCACAAGTGATGTTGTGGAAGCTTCTGGAACAGCAAGGCCCGGTGAGATTGTTTCGACTGCGGATAGGAGTGCTTCAACTGTCAATGCAAATGCGGTGGGGCGGCCTATGCCCTCTAGGCCTTGGGAGCAGCAGCAGCAAAGTTACGGAG GTTATGGTTCCAGTTTAAATTACAGTACTGGTTACGGGAGTGGAATGCACAATTCGTATGGTGGTTTGGGGTCTTATGGTGGTTTAGGTGGGTCTTATGGCAGTGGCTTGTATGGAAACAACATGTATAGAGGAGGGTATGGAGGACTTTATGGAGGTGGCATGTATGGAGGGGGAATGTATGGTGGTGGTTATGGCATGGGCAGCATGGGTGGCATGGGCGGCATGGGTGGCATGGGTGCTCCATATGGTGACCAGGACCCTAACAATCCCTTTGGTGCTCCTCCTTCTCCACCAAGCTTTTGGGTTTCCTTAATGAGGGTG ATGCAAGGCGTCGTAACTTTCTTTGGACGAGTTGCAATATTAATTGACCAAAATACACAGGCATTTCACATGTTTGTGACGGCTCTTCTTCAG CTGTTTGATCGCTCTGGGTTATTATATGGGGAGCTTGCTAGATTTGTTCTAAGAATATTGGGAATTCGAACAAAGCCAAAAAAAGGTCAACCCCCTGGTCCTCGTGGGCTTCAAGGTCCACATAATCCCCATGGGAACCAAAACTATATTGAGGGACCCAAGGCTCCTCCAAGTGGTGGCTGGGATAATCTATGGGGAGATAACACAAACAATTAA